One part of the bacterium genome encodes these proteins:
- the lysA gene encoding diaminopimelate decarboxylase translates to MDAVSATTIGQDVLLGEVQRDRLVVGGVAAADLAREHGTPVYVMDEARLRANCRAYVTALRAAYPRSRPVFASKALCCVATCRLAYDEGLAVDVVSAGEIHTALRAGVPAGDLLLHGSNKTPDEIRLALERGVGRIVVDNFHDLELIGALTEGAGRPADVLLRLTPGIEPHTHQAIQTGGVDSKFGFGLVDGTARKAVAAALALPGIRLRGLHCHIGSQVMDLDPFVRAAESLMEFAAWMAREHRAPVDELDLGGGLGIRYLPSDRPPAIATYVDALAGVVRRRAEEHRLPLPLLMVEPGRSIVGDAGVTLYTVGAVKTIAGIRTYVSVDGGMYENPRPALYQARYQAVLANRLGEPATDKVTVAGRCCESGDVLIWESHLPAPRSGDLLAVFSTGAYNYSMASNYNRYPRPPIVLVREGRSRVVVTGETMDDLLAHDRPLD, encoded by the coding sequence GTGGACGCGGTGTCGGCGACGACGATCGGGCAGGACGTACTACTCGGAGAGGTGCAGCGCGACCGGCTCGTCGTGGGCGGCGTGGCCGCCGCGGACCTCGCCCGGGAGCACGGCACCCCCGTGTACGTCATGGACGAAGCGCGTCTCAGGGCGAATTGCCGCGCGTACGTCACGGCGCTGCGCGCCGCGTACCCGCGGTCGCGCCCGGTCTTCGCGAGCAAGGCCCTGTGCTGTGTCGCGACCTGCCGGCTCGCCTACGACGAGGGCCTCGCGGTCGACGTCGTCTCGGCCGGCGAGATTCACACCGCGCTGCGCGCGGGCGTGCCGGCGGGCGATCTGCTGCTGCACGGCAGCAACAAGACGCCCGACGAGATCCGGCTGGCGCTCGAGCGCGGCGTGGGGCGGATCGTCGTCGACAACTTCCACGACCTCGAACTGATCGGCGCGCTGACGGAGGGGGCCGGCCGGCCGGCCGACGTGCTGCTGCGACTCACGCCGGGTATTGAACCCCACACGCACCAGGCGATTCAAACCGGTGGGGTCGACAGCAAGTTCGGATTCGGCCTCGTGGACGGCACAGCCCGGAAGGCCGTCGCGGCCGCCCTGGCCCTCCCAGGCATTCGCCTCCGCGGGCTGCACTGCCACATCGGTTCCCAGGTCATGGACCTCGATCCGTTCGTCCGCGCGGCGGAGTCGCTGATGGAGTTCGCCGCGTGGATGGCGCGCGAGCACCGGGCGCCGGTCGACGAACTGGACCTGGGCGGCGGGCTCGGCATCCGCTACCTGCCGTCGGACCGGCCCCCGGCGATCGCGACGTACGTGGACGCCCTGGCGGGAGTCGTGCGCCGGCGGGCGGAGGAGCACCGGCTCCCGCTGCCGCTCCTCATGGTCGAGCCGGGCCGGTCGATCGTGGGCGACGCCGGCGTGACGTTGTACACCGTCGGCGCGGTCAAGACGATCGCGGGCATCCGGACGTACGTCTCTGTGGACGGCGGCATGTACGAGAACCCGCGGCCGGCGCTCTACCAGGCCCGGTACCAGGCGGTGCTGGCGAACCGCCTCGGTGAGCCGGCCACCGACAAAGTCACGGTGGCGGGGCGGTGCTGCGAGTCCGGCGACGTGCTGATCTGGGAGTCCCACCTGCCGGCGCCGCGGTCCGGCGACCTCCTCGCGGTCTTCAGCACCGGCGCCTACAACTATTCGATGGCCAGCAACTACAATCGGTATCCGCGTCCGCCGATCGTGTTGGTCCGCGAGGGCCGGTCGCGGGTGGTCGTGACCGGCGAGACGATGGACGACCTGCTCGCGCACGACCGGCCGCTGGACTAG
- a CDS encoding acetyl-CoA C-acyltransferase gives MRDVVILSGVRTPIGRFQGALAAVPAPRLGAAAIAEAVRRAGVAPDQVDEVYMGIILAAGVGQAPARQASIYGGLPNTVPATTVNKMCGSGLKAAMLGAQTIQAGDAEVVVAGGMENMSAAPYLLDRARTGYRLGHGQLLDSMIRDGLWDAFTDQHMGNCCELLAREYRISREAQDEFARRSYTRALEALDSGRFSRETVVVEAGNGRAPKVVAEDEEPRRFQPEKIASLPPVFERDGTVTVANASSISDGGAALVLASADAARKIGTKPLARVVGQAVSARAPEWFTIAPAGAIQKLLAKVGWSVDAVDLYEINEAYAAVVLAVTREVGIDLARVNVHGGAVALGHPVGASGARILVTLLNTMAERNAKRGVAAVCLGGGEAVALAVERN, from the coding sequence GCGGTTTCAAGGCGCCCTGGCCGCGGTGCCGGCGCCGCGGCTCGGCGCCGCGGCAATCGCGGAGGCGGTGCGCCGGGCCGGGGTGGCGCCGGACCAGGTTGACGAAGTCTACATGGGCATCATTCTCGCGGCGGGCGTCGGACAGGCGCCGGCGCGGCAGGCGTCGATCTACGGCGGGCTGCCCAACACCGTGCCCGCGACGACGGTGAACAAGATGTGCGGCTCCGGCCTCAAGGCCGCGATGCTGGGCGCGCAGACGATCCAGGCCGGCGACGCCGAGGTCGTCGTCGCCGGCGGCATGGAGAACATGAGCGCGGCGCCGTATCTCCTGGACCGCGCGCGCACGGGATACCGGCTCGGGCACGGCCAGCTCCTCGACAGCATGATCCGGGACGGACTCTGGGACGCGTTCACCGACCAGCACATGGGCAACTGCTGCGAACTCCTCGCGCGCGAGTACCGCATCTCCCGCGAGGCCCAGGACGAGTTCGCCCGGCGGTCCTACACGCGGGCGCTGGAGGCGCTCGACTCCGGACGGTTCAGCCGCGAGACCGTCGTCGTCGAGGCGGGCAACGGCCGCGCGCCCAAAGTCGTCGCCGAAGACGAGGAGCCGCGGCGATTCCAGCCGGAGAAGATCGCGTCGTTGCCGCCGGTGTTCGAACGCGACGGCACGGTCACCGTGGCGAACGCCTCGTCGATCAGCGACGGCGGCGCCGCCCTCGTCCTCGCGTCCGCCGATGCCGCGCGCAAGATCGGGACCAAGCCGCTGGCGCGGGTCGTCGGCCAGGCCGTTTCGGCGCGCGCGCCGGAGTGGTTCACGATCGCCCCGGCGGGCGCGATCCAGAAACTGCTCGCGAAGGTCGGCTGGTCCGTCGATGCGGTCGACCTCTACGAGATCAACGAGGCCTACGCTGCGGTCGTCCTGGCGGTGACGCGCGAGGTGGGGATCGACCTCGCCCGCGTCAACGTGCACGGCGGCGCCGTGGCGCTCGGCCACCCGGTCGGCGCGAGCGGCGCGCGGATTCTCGTCACTCTCCTCAACACGATGGCGGAACGGAATGCGAAGCGCGGCGTGGCCGCGGTCTGCCTCGGCGGCGGCGAAGCCGTGGCGCTCGCGGTGGAGCGGAACTAG
- a CDS encoding site-2 protease family protein, which yields MFRFGDPIGLAITLAAVLIAATFHEFAHALVADRLGDPTPRALGRLSLNPIVHLDLLGTLFFVVFGFGWARPVPVNPRHFADPRRGMLQVALAGPLANVTVAFAVGALLKLPDLRGGPLVAEALSTLIWINVVLAIFNLIPIPPLDGSRILESLLVGRQALTYSRLQPYGTLLLLLLLYSGVVGRIMLPAVRWLFEASTGGLPL from the coding sequence GTGTTCCGGTTCGGCGACCCGATCGGGCTCGCCATCACGCTCGCGGCCGTGCTGATCGCGGCCACGTTCCACGAATTCGCGCACGCGCTCGTCGCCGACCGCCTGGGCGACCCCACGCCGCGCGCCCTCGGGCGGTTGAGCCTCAATCCGATCGTCCACCTCGACCTGCTCGGGACGCTCTTCTTCGTCGTCTTCGGGTTCGGGTGGGCGCGCCCGGTGCCGGTCAACCCGCGCCACTTCGCCGACCCGCGCCGGGGCATGCTGCAGGTCGCGCTGGCGGGACCGCTCGCGAACGTGACGGTGGCCTTCGCGGTCGGGGCGCTTCTCAAGCTCCCGGACCTGCGCGGCGGTCCGCTCGTCGCGGAAGCGCTGTCCACCCTTATCTGGATCAACGTCGTGCTGGCGATCTTCAACCTGATCCCGATCCCGCCGCTCGACGGCTCGCGGATCCTGGAAAGCCTGCTGGTCGGCCGGCAGGCGCTGACCTATTCGCGGCTGCAACCGTACGGGACGCTCCTGCTGCTCCTCCTCCTGTACAGCGGTGTGGTCGGGCGGATCATGCTGCCCGCCGTGCGCTGGCTCTTCGAGGCCTCCACGGGCGGGCTGCCGCTGTAG